A genomic stretch from Streptomyces sp. QL37 includes:
- a CDS encoding spermidine/putrescine ABC transporter substrate-binding protein produces MEQYEPERLSAPQLAAMRRSLRDGRGALTRRSLLRASGTAALALGGLGALSACGIPPAGRAGEAAASDDHSAAEKQINFSNWTEYMDVSEDEKSRPTLDAFTERTGIKVKYTEDINDNVEFFGKIKPQLAAGQDTGRDIIIVTDWLAARIIRLGWAQKLDHANLPHAFANLSAQFRSPDWDPGRAYSYPWTGIPAVIAYNEKATGGRKVDSVTQLLDDPRLKGKVSFLSEMRDSVGMTLLDMGKDPGAFTDADFDAAIGRMQKGVDTKQIRRFTGNDYTADLSKGDIAACVAWAGDIIQLQADNPAIKFSIPSAGYITSSDNMLVPAQARHKTNAEKLMDYYYELPVAAQLAAYINYVCPVDGVAGELAKIDESMASNTLILPDKAMAAKSRAFRSLSTEEETAYEEKFAKLIGA; encoded by the coding sequence ATGGAGCAGTACGAGCCCGAGCGCCTCTCCGCGCCGCAGCTGGCCGCCATGAGGCGGAGCCTCAGAGACGGCAGGGGCGCCCTCACCCGCCGTTCCCTCCTCCGGGCGTCGGGCACGGCAGCCCTCGCGCTCGGCGGCCTCGGGGCGCTGAGCGCGTGCGGCATCCCGCCCGCGGGGCGGGCAGGGGAAGCCGCGGCCTCCGACGACCACTCGGCAGCGGAGAAGCAGATCAACTTCTCCAACTGGACCGAGTACATGGACGTCAGCGAGGACGAGAAGAGCCGTCCGACCCTGGACGCGTTCACGGAACGCACCGGGATCAAGGTCAAGTACACCGAGGACATCAACGACAACGTCGAGTTCTTCGGGAAGATCAAGCCGCAGCTCGCGGCGGGCCAGGACACCGGCCGCGACATCATCATCGTGACGGACTGGCTGGCCGCACGCATCATCCGGCTCGGCTGGGCGCAGAAGCTCGACCACGCGAACCTCCCGCACGCCTTCGCCAACCTGTCGGCCCAGTTCCGCAGTCCCGACTGGGACCCGGGGCGCGCCTACTCCTATCCATGGACCGGCATCCCGGCCGTCATCGCCTACAACGAGAAGGCGACCGGCGGCCGGAAGGTCGACTCCGTCACCCAGCTGCTGGACGACCCCAGGCTCAAGGGCAAGGTCTCCTTCCTCTCCGAGATGCGCGACTCGGTCGGCATGACCCTCCTCGACATGGGCAAGGACCCGGGCGCCTTCACCGACGCCGACTTCGACGCGGCGATCGGCCGGATGCAGAAGGGCGTCGACACGAAGCAGATACGCCGCTTCACCGGCAACGACTACACCGCGGACCTGAGCAAGGGGGACATCGCGGCCTGTGTCGCCTGGGCGGGTGACATCATCCAGCTCCAGGCGGACAACCCGGCCATCAAGTTCTCCATCCCGTCAGCCGGTTACATCACGTCGAGCGACAACATGCTGGTCCCGGCCCAGGCCCGGCACAAGACGAACGCCGAGAAGCTCATGGACTACTACTACGAGCTCCCCGTCGCGGCCCAGCTCGCCGCCTACATCAACTACGTCTGCCCGGTGGACGGGGTCGCCGGCGAACTCGCGAAGATCGACGAGTCGATGGCGTCCAACACGCTGATCCTCCCCGACAAGGCGATGGCCGCGAAGTCGCGTGCCTTCCGCTCCCTCAGCACCGAGGAAGAGACGGCGTACGAGGAGAAGTTCGCCAAGCTCATCGGCGCCTGA
- a CDS encoding ABC transporter permease, giving the protein MSVTKAPPAPEAEVRKPSTRRRLVPYWLLLPGILWLVVFFALPMVYQASTSVQTGSLEQGFEVTWHFRTYWDALADYYPQFVRSLLYAGTATLLCLLLGYPLAYLIAFRAGRWRNLVLVLVVAPFFTSFLIRTLAWKTILADGGAVVDVLDGLHVLDVTAWLGWTENNRVLATPMAVVCGLTYNFLPFMILPLYTSLERIDGRLHEAAGDLYATPATTFRKVTLPLSMPGVVSGTLLTFIPASGDYVNAELLGSTDTKMVGSVIQTQFLRVLDYPTAAALSFILMAVVLIVVTVYIRRSGTEDLV; this is encoded by the coding sequence GTGAGCGTCACGAAGGCGCCACCCGCGCCGGAGGCGGAAGTCCGCAAGCCGTCCACCCGCAGGCGGCTCGTCCCCTACTGGCTGCTGCTCCCCGGCATCCTGTGGCTGGTCGTGTTCTTCGCGCTGCCGATGGTCTACCAGGCGTCGACCTCCGTGCAGACGGGATCCCTGGAGCAGGGCTTCGAGGTCACCTGGCACTTCAGGACGTACTGGGACGCCCTGGCCGACTACTACCCGCAGTTCGTCAGGTCCCTGCTGTACGCCGGCACCGCCACGCTCCTGTGTCTGCTGCTCGGCTACCCGCTCGCCTATCTGATCGCCTTCAGGGCGGGCCGCTGGCGCAACCTGGTGCTCGTGCTGGTCGTCGCGCCGTTCTTCACCAGCTTCCTGATCCGGACACTGGCCTGGAAGACGATCCTCGCGGACGGCGGCGCGGTCGTCGACGTGCTCGACGGCCTGCACGTCCTGGACGTCACCGCCTGGCTCGGCTGGACCGAGAACAACCGGGTCCTCGCCACCCCCATGGCCGTCGTCTGCGGTCTGACGTACAACTTCCTCCCGTTCATGATCCTTCCGCTCTACACCTCGCTGGAACGGATCGACGGCCGGCTGCACGAGGCCGCGGGCGACCTGTACGCCACTCCCGCCACCACCTTCCGCAAGGTGACGCTGCCGCTCTCCATGCCCGGGGTCGTCTCCGGCACCCTGCTGACGTTCATCCCGGCCAGCGGCGACTACGTCAACGCGGAGCTCCTCGGCTCCACCGACACCAAGATGGTCGGCAGCGTCATCCAGACCCAGTTCCTGCGGGTCCTGGACTACCCGACGGCGGCCGCGCTCTCGTTCATCCTCATGGCGGTCGTCCTGATCGTGGTCACCGTCTACATCCGCCGCTCCGGGACGGAGGACCTGGTCTGA
- a CDS encoding ABC transporter permease produces the protein MPVLRMLRRNLVVIAGLLTLAYMILPNIVVMVFSLNRPVGRFNYAWQEFSLDAWKDPCGVADLCGSLSLSLRIAVWATVGATVLGTMIAFALVRYRFRARGAVNSLIFLPMAMPEVVMAASLLTLFLNMGAQLGFWTVLIAHIMFCLSFVVTAVKARVMSMDPRLEEAARDLYAGPVQTFVRVTLPIAAPGIAAGALLAFALSFDDFIITNFNAGSTVTFPMFVWGSAQRGTPVQINVIGTAMFVLAVALVLVGQLIANRRKSNAGH, from the coding sequence ATGCCCGTACTCCGTATGCTCCGCCGGAACCTGGTCGTGATCGCGGGTCTGCTGACCCTGGCCTACATGATCCTGCCGAACATCGTCGTGATGGTCTTCTCCCTCAACCGGCCCGTGGGGCGTTTCAACTACGCCTGGCAGGAGTTCTCCCTGGACGCGTGGAAGGATCCCTGCGGCGTCGCCGACCTCTGCGGTTCGCTCTCGCTCTCGCTGCGGATCGCGGTCTGGGCGACCGTCGGGGCCACCGTCCTCGGCACGATGATCGCCTTCGCGCTGGTCCGCTACCGCTTCCGGGCGCGCGGCGCGGTCAACTCCCTGATCTTCCTGCCGATGGCGATGCCCGAGGTCGTCATGGCGGCGTCGCTGCTCACGCTCTTCCTCAACATGGGCGCCCAACTCGGCTTCTGGACCGTTCTCATCGCCCACATCATGTTCTGTCTCAGCTTCGTGGTGACGGCGGTCAAGGCGCGTGTGATGTCGATGGACCCGAGGCTGGAGGAGGCCGCCCGCGATCTGTACGCGGGGCCCGTGCAGACATTCGTCCGGGTGACGCTCCCGATCGCCGCCCCCGGAATCGCCGCGGGAGCGCTGCTCGCCTTCGCGCTCTCCTTCGACGATTTCATCATCACCAATTTCAACGCGGGCTCCACGGTGACGTTCCCCATGTTCGTCTGGGGTTCGGCGCAGCGTGGAACACCCGTGCAGATCAATGTCATCGGCACGGCCATGTTCGTCCTCGCCGTGGCGCTGGTTCTCGTCGGACAGCTCATCGCGAACCGGCGCAAGAGCAACGCGGGACATTAG
- a CDS encoding ABC transporter ATP-binding protein, with protein MTQQQTEGGDVRLTGISKTYGSFTAVHPLDLTVPQGSFFALLGASGCGKTTTLRMIAGLEEATTGTVSLGGRDITGLPPYKRPVNTVFQSYALFPHLDVSENVAFGLRRRGIRSVRKQVGEMLDLVQLGDFARRKPHQLSGGQQQRVAVARALINHPQVLLLDEPLGALDLKLRRQMQLELKRIQTEVGITFIHVTHDQEEAMTMADTVAVMNGGRVEQLGAPADLYENPRTTFVANFLGTSNLIEGEIVSTGTDVVVTAGGGKLRLPGGRCASPAETGGKLLVGVRPEKISLAHTADAAAIPDGRNRVTGRITDSSFIGVSTQYVVESPAGTALQVYEQNIERDSRLVPGADVVLHWNPEHTFGLDADQSIDAGTEGLEEVA; from the coding sequence ATGACACAGCAGCAGACAGAGGGCGGCGACGTCCGTCTCACCGGGATCAGCAAGACCTACGGCTCCTTCACCGCAGTGCACCCCCTCGACCTCACCGTCCCGCAGGGCTCCTTCTTCGCGCTGCTCGGCGCGTCCGGCTGCGGCAAGACCACCACCCTGCGCATGATCGCGGGCCTGGAGGAGGCGACCACCGGCACGGTCTCGCTCGGCGGCCGCGACATCACCGGCCTGCCCCCGTACAAGCGGCCCGTCAACACCGTCTTCCAGAGCTACGCGCTCTTCCCGCACCTCGACGTCAGCGAGAACGTCGCCTTCGGGCTGCGCCGTCGCGGCATCAGGTCCGTGCGGAAGCAGGTGGGCGAGATGCTGGACCTCGTCCAGCTCGGCGACTTCGCCCGGCGCAAGCCGCACCAGCTCTCCGGCGGCCAGCAGCAGCGCGTCGCCGTGGCCCGCGCGCTCATCAACCACCCCCAGGTCCTCCTCCTCGACGAGCCCCTGGGCGCGCTCGACCTCAAGCTGCGGCGCCAGATGCAGCTCGAACTCAAGCGGATCCAGACCGAGGTCGGCATCACGTTCATCCACGTCACCCACGACCAGGAGGAGGCCATGACCATGGCCGACACCGTCGCGGTGATGAACGGCGGCCGCGTCGAACAGCTCGGCGCCCCCGCCGACCTCTACGAGAACCCGCGGACCACCTTCGTGGCGAACTTCCTCGGCACCTCCAACCTCATCGAGGGGGAGATCGTCTCCACGGGTACGGACGTCGTCGTCACGGCCGGCGGCGGGAAACTCAGGCTGCCCGGCGGCCGGTGCGCGTCCCCCGCGGAGACCGGGGGAAAGCTGCTCGTGGGCGTCCGCCCCGAGAAGATCTCCCTCGCCCACACCGCCGACGCGGCCGCGATACCCGACGGCCGCAACCGGGTCACCGGCCGCATCACCGACTCCAGCTTCATCGGCGTCTCCACGCAGTACGTCGTCGAGAGCCCGGCCGGCACGGCACTCCAGGTGTACGAGCAGAACATCGAGCGCGACAGCCGGCTCGTACCCGGCGCCGACGTCGTCCTGCACTGGAACCCCGAGCACACCTTCGGACTCGACGCGGACCAGTCCATCGACGCCGGCACGGAAGGCCTGGAGGAGGTGGCGTGA